The DNA segment GATGCAGGATTCGATCCAGAAGTGCTGCGGCAATTACCTGATCCTGGAAGATCTCCCCCCAGTTACCAAACGATTTGTTCGAGGTGAAGATCGTTGATCCCTGCTCATATCGCCGGGATATCAACTGGAAGAAGCAGTATGCTGCCTGAGCATCGAATGGAAGATACCCGATCTCATCGATGATCAGGAGACCTGGCCGGGTGAGTTTCTTCAGATACCGATCAAGCTGATCACTGTGATATGCTTCTTTGAGCTGTTCGATCAGGACAGACGCATTGATGAAGAGAACCGGGATCCCCTGTTCAATTGCAGAAACACCCAGACCAATCGCCAGATGTGTTTTACCAACACCAGGTGGTCCAAGGAAGACCACATTCTCTGCATTATCGATAAATCTCAGAGTGGCAAGATCCCTGATCACCGTCTGATCAATTGAGGGTTGGAACGCAAAATCAAACTCTTCGATTCGTTTCAGGAGAGGGAAACCAGCACTTTTTGTCCGGGTTCTAATTCTCGTCGACGTCCTGTTGTTCCATTCCTGTTCAATCAGATACCCAATCGTCTCAATGGGACTGAGATTCTCGTTCATTGCACGTTCAAGCGTTGGTTCAAGCAGAGCATCCATCGCATCCAGTTTCATCATGGTAAGGCGGTGATGGATCTGCTCAAGAAGAAGAGTCGTCATATCCGACCCTCCTCTGCAAAAACGTCATATTCGGCAAGATCTCGTGTCTCAACAGAGTGCTGATCAATGGCTGGTTTGTTTACCCGCTCCTTCTTTGCACCATTGCTGGATAAACCCAGGACTTCTTTGTAAAGCCCTTCAAAATGCTCTTTTTTCTTTGAACGCTCATTTCTCCCATTCAGGAGAATATGGGTGCAGATCTCTGTGCCATCAGCATGAATTGACACGTGATTCTCATGGATATATGCGTCAACACGCCTTCCTGCAAACTTCCAGGGAACTGAGTAGCTATTCCCGTATAGCGAGATGTAGCAGTCTTTGGAAACTTTTCGGGATTCTTTCCTCTTGAGGAGATACGGTTTGTACGAGGAGAAAGGACGAAGGTTCTCCCGAACCTGGCGATCAAACGGAATCTCATGGGTGGTTCCATGAACTTTCCCATTGACGCAATTAAGCCATTTTCGTGCCTGAAGATTCAAATCCTCAATGGAGTGGAAGGTTCGACCATACAAGAAGTTGTCTTTGATGTAGTGAATTGCACGCTCAACTTTGCCTTTGGTTTTGGCCCGACCTAGGCGGCAGAGCCGTGATGTAAATCCAAAGTGGTCACGGAAGTCTGCAAAGAGAGGATGGAATTCTGAAGCGGTAGACGGATATTTCCGGTCAAGGAC comes from the Methanocalculus alkaliphilus genome and includes:
- the istB gene encoding IS21-like element helper ATPase IstB, encoding MTTLLLEQIHHRLTMMKLDAMDALLEPTLERAMNENLSPIETIGYLIEQEWNNRTSTRIRTRTKSAGFPLLKRIEEFDFAFQPSIDQTVIRDLATLRFIDNAENVVFLGPPGVGKTHLAIGLGVSAIEQGIPVLFINASVLIEQLKEAYHSDQLDRYLKKLTRPGLLIIDEIGYLPFDAQAAYCFFQLISRRYEQGSTIFTSNKSFGNWGEIFQDQVIAAALLDRILH
- the istA gene encoding IS21 family transposase encodes the protein MLEDEEYFMLLDLARKQELATGKVNISLLSRETGYDRKTIARHLSLDQPSKHPQTRNKPSKLDPFKPYIQERLNNYPRLSRVRLLEEIQDLGYDGGPTILGDYIRQIRPNITIPAEIRYETKPGEMMQCDWLEYPYETADGSRKKVYGLSMVLGYSRMRYVEFFPNQGLPALLKGHLGAFEYFGGVTDMILYDNLRSVVLDRKYPSTASEFHPLFADFRDHFGFTSRLCRLGRAKTKGKVERAIHYIKDNFLYGRTFHSIEDLNLQARKWLNCVNGKVHGTTHEIPFDRQVRENLRPFSSYKPYLLKRKESRKVSKDCYISLYGNSYSVPWKFAGRRVDAYIHENHVSIHADGTEICTHILLNGRNERSKKKEHFEGLYKEVLGLSSNGAKKERVNKPAIDQHSVETRDLAEYDVFAEEGRI